One region of Brachyspira hampsonii genomic DNA includes:
- a CDS encoding glycoside hydrolase family 2 protein: protein MREIINFNTDWKFFKEWNDNIKIEKLNGENITLPHTVSEIPLHYFNESDTWLVSGYQNIFQYDKSKLEGKRILINFEGAMAAAEVFVNEKSFGEHKGGYLPFVYDITDELKDGENLIAVKLDSTEREDIPPFGNEIDYLCYGGIYREVQIIIADNISIENVMLTGLANQNITGKIRIRNSKKESIKETISINLYNREYHICEIKKEITLKKGELFTDITVDEHIDSDRIELWDIDNPRLYRLEVSIASNEDNFSVKIGFRDAKFTENGFFLNDRRIKLRGLNRHQSFPYVGYAMPERIQKKDADILKFDLGLNIVRSSHYPASRHFLDRCDEIGLMVFEEIPGWQHIGDKKWQKVSVENVKDMIERDYHHPSIIIWGVRINESQDNHNFYKETNKTAHELDKTRQTGGVRYITGSELLEDVYTVNDFNYDGTADPLKAQKSVTKLDKNVPYMITEYNGHMFPTKMQDCEERLIEHTKRHFEIINAVAIDNHISGSTGWCTFDYHTHYNFGSGDRICYHGVYDMFRNPKLAASVYSSQTNKRNKIVLEPITIYARGERAIGGISPLMVATNCDYVELYYRDELLAKEYPAAGKYQGLKHPPVIITMEVNIPGVSDMGWGDIKIIGYIEGKAVIEKNYLSNPTFSSLEMYADDYEINAISEGSSWDSTRITVKAVDAIGNRLPYINEAITIEVKGSGELIGNDNPVLEGGYYSFWVKSNNKKGSIKVTVQNKRVKTSSIEIKVK, encoded by the coding sequence ATGAGAGAAATAATCAATTTTAATACCGATTGGAAGTTTTTTAAGGAATGGAATGATAATATAAAAATTGAAAAATTAAACGGAGAAAATATCACATTGCCTCATACAGTTTCTGAAATACCTCTGCATTATTTCAACGAATCAGATACTTGGCTCGTATCAGGATATCAAAATATTTTTCAATACGACAAATCAAAATTAGAAGGCAAGAGAATATTAATTAATTTTGAAGGTGCTATGGCGGCTGCTGAAGTATTTGTCAATGAAAAAAGTTTTGGAGAGCATAAAGGCGGATATTTACCTTTTGTATATGATATCACAGATGAATTAAAAGACGGAGAAAATCTCATAGCTGTAAAACTAGATAGTACGGAAAGAGAAGATATTCCGCCTTTCGGAAATGAAATAGATTATTTATGCTATGGCGGAATATACAGAGAAGTACAAATTATTATTGCTGATAATATATCAATAGAAAATGTTATGCTTACAGGACTTGCTAATCAAAATATAACAGGAAAGATAAGAATAAGAAACAGCAAAAAAGAAAGCATTAAAGAAACAATTTCTATTAATTTATATAATAGAGAATATCATATATGCGAGATAAAAAAAGAAATAACTTTAAAAAAAGGCGAATTATTTACAGATATAACAGTAGATGAACATATAGACTCTGACAGAATAGAATTATGGGATATAGATAATCCGAGACTTTATAGATTGGAAGTATCTATTGCCAGCAATGAAGATAACTTTTCTGTAAAAATCGGATTTAGAGATGCTAAATTTACAGAGAACGGATTTTTCTTAAATGATAGAAGAATAAAGCTTAGAGGATTAAACAGACATCAAAGCTTCCCTTATGTTGGTTATGCTATGCCTGAAAGAATACAAAAGAAAGATGCCGATATATTAAAATTCGACTTAGGACTTAATATAGTTCGTTCTTCGCACTACCCTGCTTCAAGACATTTCTTAGACAGATGCGATGAGATAGGATTAATGGTATTTGAAGAAATTCCTGGCTGGCAGCATATAGGCGATAAAAAATGGCAGAAAGTTTCTGTAGAAAATGTTAAAGATATGATAGAAAGAGATTATCATCATCCTTCCATTATAATATGGGGAGTAAGAATAAATGAAAGTCAGGATAACCATAACTTTTATAAAGAGACTAATAAAACAGCACATGAACTTGATAAAACAAGACAAACAGGCGGAGTAAGATATATAACAGGAAGTGAATTATTAGAAGATGTATACACAGTGAATGATTTTAATTATGACGGTACTGCTGATCCTCTAAAAGCACAGAAATCTGTAACCAAATTAGATAAGAATGTTCCGTATATGATAACAGAATATAACGGACATATGTTCCCTACAAAAATGCAGGACTGTGAAGAAAGATTAATAGAACATACTAAAAGACATTTTGAAATAATTAATGCCGTTGCTATAGATAATCATATCTCAGGTTCTACAGGCTGGTGTACATTTGATTATCATACTCACTATAATTTCGGTTCAGGCGACAGAATATGCTATCATGGCGTTTATGATATGTTTAGAAATCCAAAATTGGCCGCATCAGTATATTCATCACAAACAAACAAAAGAAATAAAATAGTATTAGAACCTATCACTATATATGCCAGAGGAGAAAGAGCTATAGGAGGAATATCTCCTTTGATGGTTGCTACAAATTGTGATTATGTTGAATTATATTACCGAGATGAACTTTTAGCGAAAGAGTATCCTGCAGCAGGAAAGTATCAGGGCTTAAAGCATCCTCCTGTAATAATTACTATGGAAGTTAATATACCAGGTGTAAGTGATATGGGTTGGGGAGATATTAAAATAATAGGATACATAGAAGGAAAAGCAGTTATAGAAAAAAACTATTTGAGTAATCCTACATTTTCAAGTTTAGAGATGTATGCCGATGACTATGAAATCAATGCTATAAGTGAAGGCTCTTCTTGGGATTCTACAAGAATAACTGTAAAAGCAGTTGATGCAATAGGAAACAGACTTCCATATATTAATGAAGCTATTACTATAGAAGTTAAAGGTTCCGGAGAATTAATAGGAAATGATAATCCTGTATTAGAAGGCGGATACTATTCTTTTTGGGTAAAATCAAATAATAAGAAGGGAAGTATAAAAGTTACGGTACAAAATAAAAGGGTTAAAACCTCTTCTATTGAAATAAAAGTAAAATAA
- the metK gene encoding methionine adenosyltransferase translates to MAEIKNYYFSSESVTEGHPDKICDAVSDAVLDECLKQDPNSRVACETLAKTGMILIAGEITTKAKLDYQKIARDTVRRIGYTSSEMGFDADTCAVMEAIAEQSPDIDMGVSAGKGLFNSESSNVSEGAGDQGIMFGYAINETETFMPLTIYLAHRLAERLAKVRKDKIVDYLRPDGKSQVTVEYKDGKAARIEAVVISTQHAAGVDHKQIETDIKKHVISEICPANMLDENTKYYINPTGSFVVGGPMGDCGLTGRKIIVDSYGGHGAHGGGAFSGKDPTKVDRSACYMARYVAKNIVASGIADRALVQFAYAIGVPEPLSVYVNTFGTAKVHDEVLANIVSKELDLTPAGIIKRLDLRRPIYEKTTAYGHFGRELPEFTWEKTDIKDLFANAK, encoded by the coding sequence ATGGCAGAGATAAAAAATTATTATTTCTCTTCTGAATCGGTAACAGAAGGCCATCCTGATAAGATCTGCGATGCTGTAAGCGATGCAGTCTTAGACGAATGTTTAAAACAAGATCCTAATTCAAGAGTAGCTTGTGAAACTTTAGCAAAAACTGGAATGATTTTAATTGCTGGAGAAATCACTACAAAAGCTAAATTGGATTATCAAAAAATCGCTAGAGATACCGTAAGGCGAATAGGATACACAAGCAGCGAAATGGGTTTTGACGCTGATACTTGTGCAGTAATGGAGGCTATTGCTGAGCAGTCTCCAGATATAGATATGGGTGTTAGTGCTGGTAAAGGATTATTTAATTCTGAATCATCAAATGTTTCTGAAGGTGCAGGCGATCAAGGTATAATGTTCGGTTATGCTATAAATGAAACTGAAACATTTATGCCTTTAACTATATATTTAGCTCATAGATTGGCAGAGCGTTTGGCTAAAGTTAGAAAAGATAAAATAGTTGACTATTTAAGACCAGACGGCAAAAGTCAGGTTACTGTTGAATATAAAGACGGTAAAGCTGCTAGAATAGAAGCGGTTGTTATTTCTACTCAGCATGCTGCAGGCGTTGATCATAAACAAATAGAAACTGACATAAAAAAACATGTTATTAGTGAAATATGCCCAGCTAATATGCTTGATGAAAATACTAAATACTACATTAACCCAACAGGTTCATTTGTAGTAGGCGGTCCTATGGGCGACTGCGGATTAACAGGAAGAAAAATTATTGTAGACAGTTACGGCGGACATGGTGCTCATGGCGGCGGTGCTTTTTCTGGTAAAGACCCTACAAAAGTAGACAGAAGTGCTTGCTATATGGCCAGATATGTTGCTAAAAATATAGTAGCTTCTGGTATAGCTGACAGAGCTTTAGTTCAGTTTGCTTATGCTATAGGTGTTCCTGAGCCTTTATCTGTATATGTTAATACTTTCGGTACAGCAAAAGTACATGATGAAGTATTGGCCAATATAGTTTCTAAAGAGCTTGATTTAACTCCAGCAGGCATAATCAAAAGATTAGATTTAAGAAGACCTATTTATGAAAAAACCACTGCTTACGGACACTTCGGCAGAGAGCTTCCAGAGTTTACTTGGGAAAAAACAGATATAAAAGATTTGTTTGCTAATGCTAAATAA
- a CDS encoding peptidylprolyl isomerase, translated as MKKIIVFILSFIFMQSNLLFNDVVNSIVGIVGSMPITYEDFLSRKTFLTLQARSIGQKVTDDMVYKDLVEERIMYLKLKENNYVIEDNDVKRRLESIAKQYNMTSDQFAKQLMAEGISYEEYKNSIKKQIAMENLYGLVVNNTEITDKEADEFYNNSKDKSAFEADTLVKLSWIFFKAATFTEKGEKQELASKVRGMAARGQDFAELAKQYSEDEATRKNGGDLGYNLLYDAGKRSLPAQINAGLNLAKRGYKVGTVSSVRELVGKGFYIVKIMAIEKDMESIRTRVKNYLSEARMRESFIKWLDEETKRVSVQIYK; from the coding sequence ATGAAAAAAATAATAGTTTTTATATTATCTTTTATTTTTATGCAAAGTAATCTTTTATTTAATGATGTTGTAAATAGCATAGTTGGTATAGTTGGTTCTATGCCCATTACTTATGAAGATTTTTTAAGCAGAAAAACATTTTTGACATTGCAGGCTAGATCTATTGGACAAAAAGTTACTGATGATATGGTTTATAAAGATTTAGTTGAAGAAAGGATAATGTATTTAAAACTTAAAGAAAATAATTATGTCATAGAAGATAATGATGTCAAAAGAAGATTAGAAAGTATTGCAAAACAATATAATATGACTTCAGATCAGTTTGCTAAGCAGCTTATGGCTGAAGGAATATCTTATGAAGAATATAAGAATTCTATAAAAAAACAAATAGCTATGGAAAATTTATATGGACTTGTAGTTAATAACACAGAAATTACTGATAAAGAAGCTGATGAATTCTATAATAATTCTAAAGATAAATCTGCATTTGAAGCTGATACTTTGGTAAAACTTTCTTGGATCTTTTTCAAAGCTGCCACATTTACAGAAAAAGGAGAAAAACAAGAATTAGCAAGTAAAGTAAGAGGAATGGCAGCAAGGGGACAAGATTTTGCTGAATTAGCTAAACAATACAGTGAAGATGAAGCAACAAGAAAAAACGGAGGAGATTTGGGATATAATCTTCTTTATGATGCTGGTAAAAGATCTTTGCCGGCTCAAATAAATGCCGGTCTTAATTTGGCTAAAAGAGGATATAAAGTAGGTACTGTAAGCAGTGTTCGTGAATTAGTTGGAAAAGGATTCTATATAGTAAAAATAATGGCAATAGAAAAGGATATGGAGAGCATAAGAACAAGAGTAAAAAACTATTTAAGCGAGGCTCGTATGAGAGAATCATTCATAAAATGGCTTGACGAAGAAACTAAAAGAGTATCTGTTCAAATTTATAAATAA
- a CDS encoding B12-binding domain-containing radical SAM protein, translated as MKKKAIKKVCITYPPFEYNNGYPLMSLNRQFQWLKNPSYSYPIIPSYAATLLKNNGINVVFLDTIASNITTIDWFNSMDNISPDLIFFEVKTPIINYIWDTIEALKERYSNTYIVLGGDHVTALPEESMNKSKTDFVLTGGDYDFLLLNLVNHINNGEKLKKGIYYRTSNGNIKNTGKFELEESLDRLPFIDRNLTNWKLYSKINRYFKKTPGTSIMSARGSIYNNYNSNSSNILFNNIRVRNPINVIDEIEYLNKRYGIKEILDTSVYFPTGEWLSLFCETMKERKLHKKLYIDCYVYLGILEYQDYKMMKKSGFKTVIFNLPSGNSKTIEKLGINDNKIENIIESIKLAKQAGLFVDIMVKIGYPWETPEDIKNTFNIIKYLMFNGYINSMNASIFIPYPGTKLFKYCDENNLIKTKNWFDYDMRKSIMKLDIDDEQIFKYIESFYNLSFTPRYVFQKIKSIRDIYDIKYYIKSFKNILSYYLND; from the coding sequence ATGAAAAAAAAAGCAATAAAAAAAGTTTGTATAACATATCCGCCATTTGAATATAATAATGGATATCCTTTGATGTCCTTAAATAGACAATTTCAATGGTTAAAAAATCCATCATATTCATATCCTATAATACCATCTTATGCCGCCACATTATTAAAGAATAATGGAATTAATGTTGTGTTTTTAGATACAATAGCATCTAATATAACAACTATAGATTGGTTTAATAGTATGGATAATATCTCTCCTGATTTAATATTTTTTGAGGTAAAAACTCCTATAATCAATTATATTTGGGATACAATAGAAGCATTAAAGGAAAGATATAGCAATACTTATATAGTTTTAGGAGGGGATCATGTTACAGCTTTGCCTGAAGAAAGTATGAATAAATCTAAAACTGATTTTGTATTAACAGGCGGAGATTATGACTTTCTTCTTTTGAATTTGGTTAATCATATAAATAATGGTGAGAAACTGAAAAAAGGAATATACTACAGAACTTCAAATGGAAATATTAAAAATACAGGAAAATTTGAACTTGAAGAATCTCTAGACAGACTTCCATTTATAGATAGAAATCTCACAAATTGGAAACTATATTCAAAAATAAATAGGTATTTCAAAAAAACACCCGGAACATCTATAATGTCGGCAAGAGGTTCTATATATAATAACTATAACAGTAATTCTTCAAATATTCTATTTAATAATATAAGAGTTAGAAATCCAATTAATGTAATAGATGAAATAGAATATTTAAATAAAAGATATGGAATAAAAGAAATATTAGACACAAGTGTTTATTTTCCCACAGGAGAATGGCTTTCATTATTCTGCGAAACTATGAAAGAAAGAAAACTCCATAAAAAACTTTATATAGACTGTTATGTTTATCTTGGAATATTAGAATATCAAGACTATAAAATGATGAAAAAATCCGGATTTAAAACAGTTATTTTTAATTTACCTTCAGGAAATTCTAAAACTATTGAGAAACTAGGTATTAATGATAACAAGATAGAAAATATTATAGAATCCATAAAATTAGCAAAGCAAGCAGGTTTATTTGTAGATATAATGGTAAAAATAGGTTATCCTTGGGAAACACCTGAAGATATAAAAAATACATTCAATATTATAAAATATTTAATGTTCAATGGATATATTAATTCTATGAACGCTTCTATTTTTATACCATATCCCGGAACCAAATTATTCAAATATTGCGATGAAAATAATTTGATTAAAACTAAAAATTGGTTTGACTATGATATGAGAAAAAGTATTATGAAGCTGGATATAGATGATGAACAAATATTCAAATACATTGAATCCTTTTATAATTTATCATTTACTCCAAGATATGTTTTTCAGAAAATAAAAAGTATAAGAGATATTTACGATATAAAATACTATATAAAATCGTTTAAAAACATACTTTCATACTACTTAAATGATTAA
- a CDS encoding ankyrin repeat domain-containing protein, with amino-acid sequence MKKIIILLFIVFNLAFAQNDELMESIKNNDIDKVKILLREGINLDLYNVNYGMSPLMYAAQLGNKEIVQELLDFGAKDFDFAFYVACAEGYWDIAENIMKSGASNYNIALSYAAIGGQLDIAEKLIDLGAKDLNSALVSACEGNHLEVVKYLIDKGANVNTRAYIEVYRNYKGAERKSPLTAATNIDIIKELVNAGASNLNEAIIYNSQVISTNFDSTHSTEILNEYINLGADVNSSSTNDGKTLLMYLIEKRQLDFELIKKVIELGADVNARDRNGNTVLIRAVMYEYEAPVQDSNLNKKIYRTIGTPINIIEELLKAGANPTDRNSYGNTAYRLAAKNKRDDIIKLFDEYLKR; translated from the coding sequence ATGAAAAAAATAATTATTCTATTATTTATAGTATTTAATTTGGCATTTGCTCAGAATGATGAGTTAATGGAATCTATAAAAAATAATGATATAGATAAAGTAAAAATATTATTAAGAGAAGGCATTAACTTGGATTTATATAATGTAAATTATGGTATGAGTCCTTTAATGTATGCCGCTCAGCTTGGTAATAAGGAGATAGTTCAGGAACTTCTTGATTTCGGTGCTAAAGATTTTGATTTTGCTTTTTATGTTGCATGTGCCGAAGGTTATTGGGATATAGCAGAGAATATAATGAAATCTGGGGCTAGTAATTATAATATTGCATTATCTTATGCGGCTATTGGCGGACAATTAGATATAGCAGAGAAACTTATTGATTTAGGTGCTAAGGATCTTAATTCAGCATTGGTGTCTGCATGCGAAGGCAATCATTTAGAGGTTGTAAAATATTTAATAGATAAAGGTGCTAATGTTAACACAAGGGCGTATATAGAAGTATACAGAAATTATAAAGGTGCTGAGAGAAAATCGCCTTTAACTGCGGCAACTAATATTGATATAATAAAAGAATTAGTAAATGCTGGGGCAAGTAATTTGAATGAAGCTATTATATATAATTCTCAAGTGATATCTACGAATTTTGACAGCACTCATTCTACGGAAATATTAAATGAATATATAAATTTAGGTGCTGATGTAAATTCTTCAAGTACAAATGATGGAAAAACACTTCTTATGTATTTGATAGAAAAAAGGCAATTAGATTTTGAATTAATAAAAAAAGTGATAGAACTTGGTGCCGATGTTAATGCACGCGACAGAAATGGAAATACTGTTTTAATAAGAGCGGTAATGTATGAATATGAAGCTCCTGTTCAGGATAGTAATTTAAATAAAAAAATATACAGAACCATAGGAACACCTATAAATATAATAGAAGAACTTTTAAAAGCTGGAGCTAATCCTACTGATAGAAACAGTTATGGAAATACTGCATACAGATTAGCAGCAAAAAATAAAAGAGACGATATAATAAAACTTTTTGATGAATATTTAAAAAGATAA
- the recF gene encoding DNA replication/repair protein RecF (All proteins in this family for which functions are known are DNA-binding proteins that assist the filamentation of RecA onto DNA for the initiation of recombination or recombinational repair.) gives MILKELTIRSFRNYNENVFEFSDKINVLYGHNGCGKTNILEAIYMLGNGVSFRTRLDRELVKNGNDNYFLRGVFREDELNYDTNIEIAYQKKVKNVFIDKKEVSSRKDLIGRILYVIFLPNDTDLVIAEPKLRRDYFNMLISTISSEYLLALIKYNKLLKMRNVCLSTKPNEAYIYNNDIAKLSIYIAGENKKYSSILEDKMNEIYKNIFNGENPYVIKYQSTIEDISNENEYIKKLETTLNEQIRMRTTYFGIHRAEYQFFYKDSLSKKFSSQGEKRMFTLIMKLASEKILSEYRKKSPILLIDDAMLELDNTRRDNILEYIKTLGQVFITVTEKEKVKNFENGKVFDIPNIRM, from the coding sequence ATGATACTTAAAGAACTTACAATTCGTTCTTTTAGAAATTACAATGAAAATGTATTTGAATTCTCTGATAAAATAAATGTGCTTTACGGACATAACGGCTGCGGTAAAACTAATATTCTTGAAGCAATATATATGCTTGGAAATGGCGTATCATTTAGAACAAGACTTGACAGAGAACTTGTAAAAAATGGAAATGATAATTATTTTTTGAGAGGAGTTTTCAGAGAAGATGAATTAAATTATGATACGAATATAGAAATAGCATATCAAAAAAAAGTAAAAAATGTATTTATAGATAAAAAAGAAGTGTCTTCAAGAAAAGATTTAATAGGAAGAATACTTTATGTTATATTTCTGCCAAATGATACTGACTTAGTAATAGCAGAGCCTAAATTAAGACGAGATTATTTTAATATGTTAATATCTACAATATCATCAGAATATCTGCTTGCATTAATAAAATATAATAAACTATTAAAAATGAGAAATGTATGTCTAAGCACCAAGCCTAATGAAGCATATATTTATAATAACGATATAGCAAAACTCTCTATTTATATAGCTGGTGAAAATAAAAAATACTCTTCTATTTTAGAAGATAAAATGAATGAAATCTATAAAAATATTTTTAATGGTGAAAACCCTTATGTTATAAAGTATCAGTCTACCATAGAAGACATTTCAAATGAAAATGAATACATAAAAAAACTAGAAACTACCTTAAACGAACAAATAAGAATGCGTACCACATATTTTGGTATACATAGAGCAGAGTATCAATTCTTTTATAAAGACTCCCTTTCAAAAAAATTTTCATCCCAAGGTGAGAAAAGAATGTTTACTCTTATAATGAAACTTGCAAGTGAGAAAATATTATCCGAGTACAGAAAAAAATCTCCTATTCTACTTATTGATGATGCTATGCTTGAGCTTGATAATACAAGACGAGATAATATACTAGAATACATAAAAACATTAGGACAGGTATTTATTACTGTTACAGAAAAAGAGAAAGTAAAAAACTTTGAAAACGGAAAAGTATTTGATATACCAAATATAAGAATGTGA
- a CDS encoding MarR family winged helix-turn-helix transcriptional regulator translates to MKNEDMKKHIEIIYDFWYTSNRFYYLWAKQYGITDLALFTLFIIYNSKECVQNSITEKLSVPKQTVCSILDNFEKKGYIKKKVNPKDKRNRLISLTKKGNTFAEPILKELEKLDMAMLKCLTEDEIKNYVESQKKLITFMNNYFDN, encoded by the coding sequence ATGAAAAATGAAGATATGAAAAAACATATAGAAATAATATATGATTTTTGGTATACATCAAATAGATTTTATTATCTATGGGCTAAGCAATATGGAATAACAGATTTAGCTTTATTTACATTATTTATAATTTACAACAGCAAAGAATGCGTACAGAACTCCATTACAGAAAAATTGTCTGTACCAAAACAAACTGTTTGTTCTATATTAGATAACTTTGAAAAGAAAGGATATATTAAGAAAAAAGTTAATCCTAAAGATAAAAGAAATAGACTTATTAGTTTAACAAAAAAGGGAAATACATTTGCCGAGCCTATATTAAAAGAGTTGGAAAAATTGGATATGGCAATGCTTAAATGTCTTACAGAAGATGAGATAAAAAATTATGTTGAATCTCAAAAGAAACTTATAACATTTATGAATAATTATTTTGATAATTAA
- a CDS encoding TspO/MBR family protein: protein MNKRFIITLIISIVVCLLIGAVGGLSVKADNFVWYDSLNRSPLNPPNILFPIAWSILYILLAISVSIIINKKPTDKKAVIIFIVQLILNSLWTFIFFGLKQPLFGLIEIMILDVMIIITIIKFKSISKAASYLLVPYLAWCLFASYLTFYIVTYN, encoded by the coding sequence ATGAATAAAAGATTTATCATTACTTTAATAATTTCAATAGTTGTATGTCTATTAATAGGTGCTGTGGGAGGACTCAGTGTAAAAGCGGATAATTTTGTTTGGTATGATTCACTTAACAGATCGCCGTTAAATCCGCCAAATATACTATTTCCAATAGCTTGGAGCATTCTTTATATACTGCTTGCCATATCAGTTTCGATTATAATCAATAAAAAACCTACAGACAAAAAAGCTGTTATAATTTTTATAGTGCAATTAATATTAAATTCTCTTTGGACTTTTATTTTCTTCGGATTAAAACAGCCTTTATTCGGTCTTATAGAAATAATGATTTTGGATGTTATGATAATAATAACTATAATAAAATTTAAATCTATTTCAAAAGCAGCTTCTTATCTTCTTGTACCGTATTTAGCATGGTGCTTATTTGCAAGCTATTTGACATTTTATATAGTAACATATAATTAA
- the carA gene encoding glutamine-hydrolyzing carbamoyl-phosphate synthase small subunit produces MKRYLILEDASHYEGIAFGSDNFKVGELVFNTSMTGYQEVLSDLSYCGQITVMTYPLIGNYGINRDDFESLNPAIFGFVVKEACKSPNNFRNAETIDEFLKLKNIPGIENIDTRAITKKIREAGTLKAVMSDTIDNKDDIVKMLKETPYINDHVKRVSTKNAFPIPNRGKKVVLIDFGAKLGIIRELSERNCDLIVVPYDTDFKTIMSLNPDGIMLSNGPGNPKDVKESINTIKELIGKVPIFGICLGHQLISLACGADTMKLKFGHRGGNHPVKDLETGKVSITSQNHSYAVKAESLANTDLVMTHISLNDGSCEGVKHKRYPVFSVQYHPESSPGPEDSKYLFDNFIEMINNNYGEKNA; encoded by the coding sequence TTGAAACGTTACTTAATACTCGAAGATGCAAGCCATTATGAAGGCATAGCTTTTGGTTCTGATAATTTTAAAGTTGGAGAATTAGTATTTAATACATCTATGACAGGTTATCAGGAAGTATTATCCGATTTATCTTACTGCGGACAAATTACTGTTATGACTTATCCGCTTATAGGAAATTATGGAATAAACAGAGATGATTTTGAAAGTTTGAATCCGGCTATATTTGGATTTGTAGTTAAAGAGGCTTGTAAAAGTCCTAATAACTTCAGGAATGCTGAAACTATAGATGAGTTTTTGAAGCTTAAAAATATTCCGGGTATAGAAAATATAGATACTAGAGCAATAACAAAAAAAATAAGAGAAGCCGGCACTCTTAAAGCTGTAATGAGCGACACTATAGATAATAAAGATGATATAGTAAAAATGCTTAAAGAAACACCATATATAAATGATCATGTAAAAAGAGTTTCTACAAAAAATGCCTTTCCCATTCCTAATAGAGGTAAGAAAGTTGTATTAATAGATTTCGGAGCAAAACTCGGAATAATAAGAGAATTAAGCGAAAGAAATTGCGATTTGATAGTAGTTCCTTATGATACAGATTTCAAAACAATAATGAGTTTAAATCCTGATGGAATAATGCTTTCAAACGGACCGGGAAACCCTAAAGATGTTAAAGAATCTATAAATACAATAAAAGAGCTTATAGGAAAGGTACCAATATTTGGTATATGCTTGGGACATCAGCTTATAAGTTTGGCATGCGGTGCTGATACTATGAAATTAAAATTTGGTCATAGGGGCGGAAATCACCCTGTTAAAGATTTAGAAACCGGAAAAGTAAGCATAACAAGTCAGAATCATAGTTATGCAGTAAAAGCAGAAAGTTTAGCAAATACGGATCTTGTTATGACGCATATATCTTTAAATGACGGAAGCTGTGAGGGAGTTAAGCATAAAAGATATCCTGTATTTTCTGTTCAGTATCACCCTGAATCTAGTCCGGGACCTGAAGACAGTAAATATTTATTTGATAATTTTATTGAAATGATAAACAACAATTATGGAGAAAAAAATGCCTAA
- a CDS encoding YkgJ family cysteine cluster protein produces MKVIPSDSLLKNRKEKVSEKLCADCNSLCCHDLVMEISPPKNESELNTLKWYLHFRHSFIFIYENTWYHMIRSECRYLDKKTYLCKNYENRNEICSKHSPPKCERYEEWYDVIFDDQYELEKYVYENKIIKKKSSGTKKKAAKKTKK; encoded by the coding sequence TTGAAAGTTATACCTTCAGATAGTTTATTAAAAAATAGAAAAGAAAAAGTAAGTGAAAAATTATGTGCAGACTGCAATTCATTATGCTGTCATGATTTAGTAATGGAAATCTCTCCTCCTAAAAATGAAAGCGAACTTAATACATTAAAATGGTATTTGCATTTCAGACATTCATTTATATTTATATATGAGAACACTTGGTATCACATGATAAGAAGCGAATGCAGATATTTAGATAAAAAAACATATTTATGTAAGAATTATGAAAATAGAAATGAAATCTGCTCAAAACACAGCCCACCCAAATGTGAAAGATATGAAGAATGGTATGATGTCATATTTGATGATCAGTATGAATTAGAAAAATATGTATATGAAAATAAGATAATTAAGAAAAAATCTTCCGGTACAAAGAAAAAGGCTGCTAAAAAAACTAAAAAATAG